The genomic segment GATATCAAGATTACCGGATATCTACAGACACAATTTCAAAAGGCCCAGTCGCCGGGGATAACATCTTTTTCAGGCGGCGATTTCTCTAAAAATTCCGATAACCGCTTTATGATCCGCCGTGGACGTCTCAAAATTGACCGCGTGGACACCTACTCCAGTATCGTATTTCAGCTGGACGCAACACAGGATGGGGTACAGCTGATGGATGCATTTATCCAATTGCGGCATCCCAGCCAAAAGGGACTGAGCCTGACAGCCGGCCTTTTTAATCGGCCATTCGGTTATTCGATTGTCTATTCCTCCGGTTACCGTGATTTTCCCGAACGAGCACGTGTCTTTCAAACTATAATGCCGCGCGAGCGTGATCTTGGTGGTATGGTGAGCTATCATCCGGGCGGGAAGCTGAAATTCTTGAATCTGGACTTAGCGATGGTCAACGGTAGTGGGCATTCGGCCAAAGACTACGATTCGAAGAAAGATCTAATCGGCAACTTAGCTTTTAAATTTGATAGCCTAGCGGACAAGAAGCTGCACCTTGGGTTCGGAGGTTCTTTCTATAAAGGTACTGTACGCAACGATACCAAGACGTATTATACACCAATAGACAATGGCTACATCGCACACACAGGCGATGATATTGAAGGCAAGGGAATAGGCCGCAACTACTACGGTGCCAACTTGCAGGTTGAGCTCGACAATAGCTTCGGAAAGTCTAGCTTCAAAACGGAATATGTGGCTGGTGAGCAGCCCGGAGTAGCTGGGGGAACGGATATTAAGGGCCCTTACGCGAGCAGAAGTTTCACCACGCAGCCGACGACTGATCTATATCAACGTAAGTTCAACGGCTACTACCTCTGGTTTACACAGGAAATTGCCAGGACGGGTATCACAGCTTTGCTGGCTTACGACGTCTATGACCCGAACACAAAAGCAAGCGGTATGACTATCGGTGCGCCAGATAATTTTACAGCGGATGGCGATGTTAAATTCAGTACACTGGGTTATGGCGTGGCTTATCAGATCAGCAATAGGCTAAAGCTTACGGTATACAACGAACATGTAACCAATGAATCGACGAGTTTGGCCAACTTTGCCGATGACATCAGAGACAACGTATTCACGACACGGTTGCTGTATCGTTGGTAGTAGCCCAAGCGCTGTCGACGGAAAGGGGTAATTGCAGAACTGTGGATAAGCATGTCATTTACTTTTAGACGAATTTGCCTTCTAATATATAGGATCTGCTTATACCGATGCGGCTACCTTGGAAAAGAAAATCGCGCTCAGGTATTCCTCCGGATACGGCTTAAAGACGATGCCGTTATACCTAGGTAAGATGCCAGCATGGCTAAGGGCACGCGGTTGGCAAGCCCGGGGTATAGTTTCAGGAATAACAGATACCGCTCTTTGGCATCTAGGTTCATCATTGTGTTTGCCGTTTTTAATTTGCTTTCGATAACGAAAGCATACAATTTCGAGATCAGAAGAGGCCAAATTTTGATTTCTTTTTCCAGTAACCTAAATTCTTGGATATCAAGATGCCAGATAGTTGCATCAGTCAATGCCTCGATATAATCGCTCGACGGTGTGCGGTCCAGAAAACTTTGTAGGTCGCCAATAAAACGACCTTCATAAATAAAGTAACGCGTAAAATCGTCGCCTTTATGATTATAATATAGCGATCGAAATACACCATCTTCTACAAACGCAATACTATTGGTTACTTTGCCATTGGTGACGAAATACGCTGATTTGCTGATAGTCTTTTTTTTGAAGGCGCCCCTGATCAGGCTTTCTTCCCTTCCGTCGAGGGAACCAAATTTTCGGATATATTGCAGTAGTTGTTCCATATCGGCAATCTAATGTGCTAAGGTAATCAATTGTTCGCGTAGCGGTCCTACGGAAAGGTATTTCACGGGAACATTTAAGTCTTCCTCCAAATATGAAACAAAGGCCCTCAGTTCTTCAGGGAGAGTGGTAGGATCGCTGATCTCACACTTTGTATCATTCCATCCCGGAAGAAATTTCCATATCGGCTGTACATCTGCTCCGGCAAATGCAAGAGAGGCCAATGCCGTTTTGTTACCTTGAATGTCGTAATCGGTGCAAACGGGCACTGTTGCCATCCCATTTAGGATATCCGCTTTGGTCAGTACCAGATCGGTTACACCATTTAACATCACAGCATATCGCAGCGCAGGAAGGTCGAGCCAACCCACACGGCGCGGCCGCTTGGTGTTAGAGCCAAACTCATTTCCCTTTTCGCGTAAGTATGAAGCTGCTGGATCGCTGATTTCTGTCGGAAAGATACCGTTGCCCACACGGGTACAATACGCCTTTGTGATACCATAAATTCGGTTCACCAGCTTCGGAGAGACACCAAGACTAACGCAAGCAGCGGATGCTATCGTGTTGGAGGAGGTGACATATGGATAGGTACCATGATCAATATCCAAAAATGTAGCCTGGGCACCTTCAGCCAGTACCTTTTTATTTGTGCTGAGGGCTTGGTTCAGAAAAATTTCCGTGTCGATAATCTGTAGTTTTTGCATAAACTCGCACGCTTCCATAAAGTTGCGATATAATTTTTCCAAAGGAGGCATGGGCTGTCCCAGTACTTCTAACTCGTCATACTGTCTGCTGAGCATGTGATAAACATCCTCGCCAAAGCGTGCTGAGTGAATATCACCTGCACGTACGTTTTGTCGGAGTGCTTTATGGGCATAACTCGGACCTATGCCATTCTTGGTTGTTCCAATCGATGGATACCGCGGTGACTCTTCCAGAAAGATGTCCCAATATCGTTGGGTTGGCAGCACAAGATGCGCTTTTTTGGAGATGAAAATGCGGTTTTCCAAACTGCCTTGTACCAGCGTTTCAACGAGGTCGATTTCGGACTTCAGAGCCAGGGGGTCAATCACCACAGCGCTACCGATAATATTATCAATGTGTGCGTAAAAAATGCCCGAGGGAAGCAGTTTTAAGGTTATTCGTTCACCATGGTGGTAGATGCTGTGCCCAGCATTCGCTCCGCCATTGAACCGCGCGATGATGTCGTAGTCCCTGCTCATTAAATCGATGATCTTGCCTTTGCCTTCGTCTCCCCATTGAAGTCCAATTAGAATATCCATATCTTTCTTATTTAAAATCGTATTCAAAACTAGGGCTCAAGGAGCGAAGTACAATTGCCATTTGGCAAAAAGCTACATTGAATTCCTCATGGCTATTTGTGGGGAATATCAACGCATCAACTGATCAGTGCGTTTGTTGACTAACTATCAATTTTTTGATCAGTACAATCTGACCCAGATGATAATAGCTATGTTCGATTACACCTTCGATATTCCTTAAATAAGAACCGTAACTTTCTTCAATAAAAGGTTGCTCAAGACGTTTTTCTTCGAGCCCCTCGATAGCGTCGGCAAAGCGAGCTGCATGGGTCAAAAAACGTTGGACGAGTGCTTTCCAGTCGCTTTCTGAGCTTATTTCCGGTACATCGAAGCTATATTTGTCGCTGATGTCGATTTTTCCTGTCCTGAATGCGGATAGTAATCCCTCAAGATAATAATTGATGTGGTAAGTAAGTGCTGCAATACTGTTTAGCGTATTGATCTTATATACGGCTTGTTGCCAGTTGGTATCTATCAGTTGTTCTTGATAATTGGTATTTGCAATCCAATGTCCATCTAGCAATACCTCGCGCAGCCTGTTGGCCATAAATAGCTGCTTTTCCATATTTTTTCTAAATTGGTGTTGTAGACTTTGATCACCGTAAGTCTATTTTACGGATATAAGAACTTTGTATGATCTAATTTATACATAATTTTTCTATTCTTTATGAAGGCTGTGGAAAGGGAATACGTGGATCTTATTCTTGGGTAAGAACGTAGAAGGAAACCTCCTTTCTAGGCTAATACAAAAAAAATAAATGTCCTGTACAAAAGTGCAGGACATTTAACATCAAGATTTATGCGTCTACAGATTCATGCCACCTGAGACCTCAATACGCTGTCCATTGATCCACCTAGCCTCTTCGGTACATAGGAAGGCTACTACGCCGCCGATATCGTCTGGCAGGCCCACTCGCCCAAGTGCTGTTACGCTGGCAATATGCGCATTCGTTTCTTTGTCGTCCCGCACATGTCCACCTCCAAAGTCTGTCTCAATTGCTCCGGGAGCGACTACGTTTGCAGCGATGCCACGTGGACCAAGTTCCTTGGCGAGATATCTCGTCAGTACCTCGATTGCCCCCTTCATGGATCCATATGCTGAGGAACCTGCGAAAGCAAAGCGTGCAAGTCCGGAAGAGATGTTAATGATGCGGCCGCCGTTATTCATATAGGGCAGCACCTTTTGTGTCAGAAAAAATACACCCTTGTAATGAATATTATATACGGTGTCAAATTGTTCTTCGGTAGTATCCGTGAAAGCGGCGTAAAGTGCAGTCCCGGCATTATTGATTAGAAAATCGATATTGGGCTGACCAGTTTGTTCCTGCAGATGACTTGTCAATTGCTTAATAAAGCTATCAAAAGACGACACATCACCAGTGTTTAGCTGGAATGCGGTGGCCCGCTGTCCCAATGACTGAATACTAGAAACCACATGGTCGGCTTCCTCTTTATTGCTATTATAGGTTAGGATAACGTCTATTCCTTTTTTTGCAAGACTAATGGCCATGTTGCGGCCCAAGCCGCGACTTCCTCCAGTAACTAATGCTATTTTATTCCTTGTCATATTGTATTGTTTTTTAATTGAACACTACAAAGGTCGTCCGAAATGTTGTCTGCTTCTTTGCGAAAAGCAAACCAATATTTGCGAAATTCAAATTATGACCTGTGCGAACGGAAATTGTTCGGCGAGATACTTGTCTGTTTTTTGAAGAAATTTGAAAAATGGGCTATCTCTTCAAATCCGAGGGTATAGGCTATTTCCGAAATGTTCCAGTCGGTTTGCTTAAGTAGTATCTTCGCTTCCTGAGTGATCCGAGCGCCGATGATCTGGCTTGTTGTTTTGCCCGTGTTTTCTTTTAGAATTTTGTTTAAATGATTGACATGGATAGCCAGGCGTTCGGCGAAGTCATGCGCGGTACGCAGTTGTAAGTGTTGCATGGGGGAGTCAATAGGGAATTGCCGTTCCAAAAGCTCGATAAAAAGCGAAGTAATCCTATGGGATGCACTGTGAGAGGGGTTGCTTATGCTTTTGGGCTGCAATTTCTGCCCATAATGGATGATCTCCAGTACATAGTTACGCAAAAGATCGTATTTGAAGACATAGTCAGAGGATAATTCTTTATTCATTTTCTTGAAAATGGCCTCAATTTCTACACGTTGTTCATCGCTGATTTGAAAAATCGGAAGGCCTCCGGGACGAAAGATCGGAAGGTCGTCTATAACGACACCACTTTTGTTTCGGGCAAGGAATTCGGCGGTAAAAACGCAGAAATAGCCTTTTTGATGTTCATCTTTTGGAATCCAGTGATAGGGGACTTTCGGCGTGGCAAACACCAGTCCTGATTCCTCAATTTCGATAACTTTGTCGGCATATTCGGCTGTGTTCCTTCCAGTGATCAGGCTGATCTTGTAATAAGTCCGTTTATTATATGGCATGACTGGTTTATTCTTTAGCTTTGCGGCCAACTCCTCAAAACTGAATACATTGAAATGTCCGATTTCACGTGCGATTTCCTGTGGAATAGGCGCATTTATTTCGTTATAAAATTGTTCGAGTGAAGTGGTTTTCATATAACTTGTATTTGTAACAATCAAACCTAAGTAAATTCAGGTTGATATGCAATGCAATTG from the Sphingobacterium thalpophilum genome contains:
- a CDS encoding Crp/Fnr family transcriptional regulator, whose amino-acid sequence is MEQLLQYIRKFGSLDGREESLIRGAFKKKTISKSAYFVTNGKVTNSIAFVEDGVFRSLYYNHKGDDFTRYFIYEGRFIGDLQSFLDRTPSSDYIEALTDATIWHLDIQEFRLLEKEIKIWPLLISKLYAFVIESKLKTANTMMNLDAKERYLLFLKLYPGLANRVPLAMLASYLGITASSLSRIRRNT
- a CDS encoding helix-turn-helix domain-containing protein produces the protein MKTTSLEQFYNEINAPIPQEIAREIGHFNVFSFEELAAKLKNKPVMPYNKRTYYKISLITGRNTAEYADKVIEIEESGLVFATPKVPYHWIPKDEHQKGYFCVFTAEFLARNKSGVVIDDLPIFRPGGLPIFQISDEQRVEIEAIFKKMNKELSSDYVFKYDLLRNYVLEIIHYGQKLQPKSISNPSHSASHRITSLFIELLERQFPIDSPMQHLQLRTAHDFAERLAIHVNHLNKILKENTGKTTSQIIGARITQEAKILLKQTDWNISEIAYTLGFEEIAHFSNFFKKQTSISPNNFRSHRS
- a CDS encoding porin, which gives rise to MRKIFLLLALAGPGIAVAQNNNAPSSYDPHDIKITGYLQTQFQKAQSPGITSFSGGDFSKNSDNRFMIRRGRLKIDRVDTYSSIVFQLDATQDGVQLMDAFIQLRHPSQKGLSLTAGLFNRPFGYSIVYSSGYRDFPERARVFQTIMPRERDLGGMVSYHPGGKLKFLNLDLAMVNGSGHSAKDYDSKKDLIGNLAFKFDSLADKKLHLGFGGSFYKGTVRNDTKTYYTPIDNGYIAHTGDDIEGKGIGRNYYGANLQVELDNSFGKSSFKTEYVAGEQPGVAGGTDIKGPYASRSFTTQPTTDLYQRKFNGYYLWFTQEIARTGITALLAYDVYDPNTKASGMTIGAPDNFTADGDVKFSTLGYGVAYQISNRLKLTVYNEHVTNESTSLANFADDIRDNVFTTRLLYRW
- a CDS encoding adenylosuccinate synthase, whose amino-acid sequence is MDILIGLQWGDEGKGKIIDLMSRDYDIIARFNGGANAGHSIYHHGERITLKLLPSGIFYAHIDNIIGSAVVIDPLALKSEIDLVETLVQGSLENRIFISKKAHLVLPTQRYWDIFLEESPRYPSIGTTKNGIGPSYAHKALRQNVRAGDIHSARFGEDVYHMLSRQYDELEVLGQPMPPLEKLYRNFMEACEFMQKLQIIDTEIFLNQALSTNKKVLAEGAQATFLDIDHGTYPYVTSSNTIASAACVSLGVSPKLVNRIYGITKAYCTRVGNGIFPTEISDPAASYLREKGNEFGSNTKRPRRVGWLDLPALRYAVMLNGVTDLVLTKADILNGMATVPVCTDYDIQGNKTALASLAFAGADVQPIWKFLPGWNDTKCEISDPTTLPEELRAFVSYLEEDLNVPVKYLSVGPLREQLITLAH
- a CDS encoding SDR family NAD(P)-dependent oxidoreductase, whose product is MTRNKIALVTGGSRGLGRNMAISLAKKGIDVILTYNSNKEEADHVVSSIQSLGQRATAFQLNTGDVSSFDSFIKQLTSHLQEQTGQPNIDFLINNAGTALYAAFTDTTEEQFDTVYNIHYKGVFFLTQKVLPYMNNGGRIINISSGLARFAFAGSSAYGSMKGAIEVLTRYLAKELGPRGIAANVVAPGAIETDFGGGHVRDDKETNAHIASVTALGRVGLPDDIGGVVAFLCTEEARWINGQRIEVSGGMNL
- a CDS encoding DinB family protein, translated to MEKQLFMANRLREVLLDGHWIANTNYQEQLIDTNWQQAVYKINTLNSIAALTYHINYYLEGLLSAFRTGKIDISDKYSFDVPEISSESDWKALVQRFLTHAARFADAIEGLEEKRLEQPFIEESYGSYLRNIEGVIEHSYYHLGQIVLIKKLIVSQQTH